A region of Salvelinus alpinus chromosome 6, SLU_Salpinus.1, whole genome shotgun sequence DNA encodes the following proteins:
- the LOC139578529 gene encoding transmembrane emp24 domain-containing protein 5-like, protein MDVVRGLLCLFSVLVSEMFMVAAFSQSLDSDFTFTLPSGRKECFFQTMKKDASLEIEYQVLDGAGLDVDFSLSSPTGHVLYSDHRKSDGVHTVETEDGDYMFCFDNSFSAVSEKIIFFELIMDNMEQEGEEPEDWKEYIHGTDMLDMKLEDIMDTINSVKARLGKSLQIQTLLKAFEARDRNVQESNYNRVNMWSMTNMLVMVLVTGVQVYLIRSLFDDKRHTRT, encoded by the exons ATGGACGTGGTCCGGGGGTTATTGTGCCTGTTCTCGGTGCTGGTATCTGAGATGTTCATGGTGGCCGCGTTCTCCCAGAGCCTGGACAGCGACTTCACATTTACACTCCCTTCCGGACGGAAGGAGTGCTTCTTCCAGACCATGAAGAAGGACGCATCGCTGGAGATAGAATATCAG GTGTTGGACGGAGCAGGTCTGGACGTTGACTTCAGCCTGTCCTCTCCTACTGGACACGTTCTGTACAGCGACCACCGCAAGTCAGACGGAGTACACAC TGTAGAGACAGAGGACGGAGACTACATGTTTTGTTTTGACAACTCGTTCTCGGCAGTGTCGGAAAAGATCATTTTCTTCGAGCTGATCATGGACAAcatggaacaggaaggggaggaGCCAGAGGACTGGAAGGAGTACATCCATGGGACTGACATGTTGGACATGAAGCTGGAGGACATCATG gacaccatCAACAGTGTTAAAGCCCGGCTGGGGAAGAGCCTTCAGATACAGACGCTGCTCAAAGCCTTTGAGGCCCGCGACCGCAACGTACAAGAGTCCAACTACAACCGGGTCAACATGTGGTCCATGACCAACATGCTGGTGATGGTGCTGGTGACAGGGGTGCAGGTCTACCTCATCCGCTCGCTGTTCGACGACAagagacacacacgcacgtaa
- the LOC139578527 gene encoding histone H2A deubiquitinase MYSM1-like — MADELDVVDIEGDEYDPDLGDFGDGEALLQNQYMQSAWKTNTGVLPWELDRSISAENREVIENMLMEEQYYLTGEEMPESVWANAPPNPKPKLKRSPAKSSASGSSTATRWSQQEKVLFETGLAQFGRRWTKISKLVGSRTVFQVKSYARQYFKHKAKSEGNTTVAPPTAPVVLGHVPETGSAFSTSGLSVPSHLSALTNVVRIERLGDEEEEEVDITDDLSDEGGSGGGVGVIGDENGRDNRRIEGKGEDLQAGVHTETCEPGAPEELDNQGETHQDLSNQTLPSLGETDQEQPNCSPPSSLTAPCLAEQASGQCEGGTAEPQRDPVESGEETGGSRWTEAREGEESEEEEEELKYPEQEVELDPATITEEEKQAIPEFFEGRPSKTPGRYLRIRNYILDQWLKSKPRYLNKTSVRPGLKNCGDVNCIGRIHTYLELIGAINFNCDQAVYNRPRMVDRSKPRDSRDTLEYQLAQRLQSMRTRKRRVRDVWGNWRDAKDLEGQTYEHLSAEELALRREEMRRQSKPCKVSRHRRLLDPFQLIPCRVFGEDRPEPFQVIVCAEALLVMDMHAHVSMGEVIGLLGGAYSEEDKVLKIFAAEPCNSVSTGLQCEMDPLSQTQACEMLSSLGLAVVGWYHSHPTFHPNPSLRDIHTQDQFQSYFSRGGAPFIGMIVSPFDPANPSPHSQTTCLMVREDQGPTGPQKLPYRFDYQCSQQQPDWGQLMRRAEWIICKYKHAHGSVQMDKLFRRDSHLTCLEKMMASLGRYLEPLPEEGDPFLSQIHALFQSHFVSEQPRDQDESGTSGSPEPINTHAFPFAQPIHVNLTGDTGTQENWENESVSPTDNLETPNIKTINSHTAKEEISHPIRFGSVLLTGHDYLF, encoded by the exons ATGGCGGACGAGCTGGATGTCGTTGATATCGAAGGAGACGAATATGATCCCGATTTAGG GGACTTCGGTGACGGAGAAGCGCTACTCCAGAACCAGTACATGCAGTCAGCATGGAAGACCAATACTGGCGTCCTA CCGTGGGAACTGGACCGCTCCATCAGTGCAGAGAACAGAGAAGTGATCGAGAACATGTTGATGGAGGAGCA GTATTATCTGACAGGTGAAGAGATGCCTGAGAGTGTGTGGGCCAACGCTccacctaaccctaaacccaaatTGAAGAG GTCTCCAGCCAAGTCCTCAGCTTCAGGCTCCTCGACAGCCACTCGCTGGTCTCAGCAGGAGAAGGTGCTGTTTGAGACAGGACTG GCTCAGTTTGGCCGTAGATGGACTAAGATCTCCAAGCTGGTAGGCAGCCGGACCGTTTTCCAGGTGAAGAGCTACGCCAGACAGTACTTCAAACACAAG GCTAAATCAGAGGGCAATACTACTGTGGCGCCTCCTACAGCTCCGGTGGTGTTAGGCCATGTCCCAGAGACAGGCTCAGCATTCTCCACCTCTGGCCTGTCTGTCCCCAGCCATCTGTCAGCTCTGACCAACGTTGTCCGGATAGAGAGACTGggtgacgaagaggaggaagaggtggacatCACTGATGACCTCAGCgatgagggagggagtggaggaggggtTGGAGTGATAGGAGACGAAAATGGACGAGATAACAGAAGGattgaggggaagggagaggaccTTCAGGCAGGAGTTCATACTGAGACATGTGAGCCTGGAGCCCCAGAGGAGCTGGACAACCAGGGAGAGACCCACCAGGACCTATCCAACCAGACACTCCCCAGCCTGGGAGAGACTGATCAGGAGCAGCCTAACTGTagccctccatcctccctcacaGCCCCCTGCCTAGCAGAGCAGGCCAGCGGACAGTGTGAGGGGGGCACTGCTGAGCCCCAGAGGGACCCAGTAGAGtctggagaggagacaggggggtcTAGGTGGACAGAGGcaagggagggggaggagtctgaagaggaagaggaggagcttaAATACCCAGAGCAGGAAGTGGAGCTGGACCCAGCAACCATCACAGAGGAGGAGAAACAAGCTATCCCAGAATTCTTTGAGGGGCGACCATCCAAAACCCCAGGGAGATATCTGAGGATCAGGAACTACATCCTGGACCaatg gTTGAAGAGTAAGCCCAGGTACTTGAACAAGACGTCAGTGCGTCCTGGCCTGAAGAACTGTGGAGATGTCAACTGTATTGGCAGAATACACACCTACCTGGAGTTGATAGGCGCCATCAACTTCAACTGTG ACCAGGCGGTTTATAACCGTCCCAGGATGGTGGATCGGTCCAAACCCAGAGACAGCAGAGACACTCTGGAATACCAACTGGCACAGAGACTACAGAGCATG CGAACCAGGAAGCGTCGTGTGAGGGACGTGTGGGGGAACTGGCGTGACGCTAAAGACCTGGAGGGACAGACATACGAGCATCTGAGTGCAGAGGAGCTAGccctgaggagagaggagatgagacggCAATCTAAACCCTGTAAAGTCTCCAGGCACAGAAG GTTGTTGGATCCGTTCCAGTTGATTCCGTGCCGTGTGTTTGGAGAGGACAGACCGGAGCCCTTCCAGGTGATAGTGTGTGCTGAGGCTCTCCTCGTCATGGACATG CATGCTCATGTGTCGATGGGAGAGGTTATCGGCCTACTGGGAGGAGCTTACAGCGAGGAGGACAAAGTCCTGAAG ATCTTTGCAGCGGAGCCTTGTAACAGTGTGAGTACAGGTCTGCAGTGTGAGATGGACCCGTTGTCTCAGACTCAGGCCTGTGAGATGTTGTCTAGCCTGGGCTTGGCTGTAGTGGGATGGTACCACTCTCACCCCACCTTCCACCCTAACCCCTCTCTACGggatatacacacacaggacCAATTCCAG agttaTTTCTCTCGAGGCGGAGCCCCCTTTATTGGGATGATCGTGAGTCCGTTTGACCCCGCTAACCCCTCCCCACATTCCCAGACCACCTGCCTGATGGTCAGAGAGGACCAAGGACCTACAGGACCACAGA AGCTGCCCTACAGGTTTGACTACCAGTGTTCCCAGCAGCAGCCTGACTGGGGCCAGCTGATGAGGAGGGCAGAGTGGATCATCTGTAAATATAAACATGCCCACGGCAGTGTCCAGATGGACAAGCTGTTCCGCAGGGACTCTCATCTGACCTGTCTAGAGAAG aTGATGGCATCTTTAGGGAGATATCTGGAGCCCCTGCCAGAGGAGGGAGATCCCTTCCTTTCCCAGATCCATGCTCTCTTCCAGTCTCACTTTGTTTCCGAGCAACCCAGAGACCAGGATGAGAGCGGAACCTCTGGCTCCCCAGAGCCAATCAACACCCATGCCTTCCCCTTCGCTCAGCCAATCCACGTCAACTTAACAGGAGACACAGGAACACAGGAAAACTGGGAGAATGAATCGGTCTCTCCAACTGATAATTTAGAAACGCCTAATATCAAAACTATTAACTCACACACAGCTAAAGAAGAGATCTCACATCCAATACGGTTTGGTTCTGTGTTGTTGACTGGTCATGATTATCTATTCTGA